In Phragmites australis chromosome 17, lpPhrAust1.1, whole genome shotgun sequence, the following are encoded in one genomic region:
- the LOC133897367 gene encoding methyl-CpG-binding domain-containing protein 2-like, whose translation MESSKSPQSSKKSQIVPSDTNGPRFDNDGFLSESASNQMVVFNHEAVDKEQDELGENRSLSLQKPVITRGISPSIGAFTVQCAKCFKWRLIPTKEKYEEIRERIIQKPFVCKRAHEWRPDVTCDDPEDISQDGSRLWAIDKPNIAQPPRGWERQIRIRGEGGTKFADVYYTSPTGRKLRSLVEIDRYLQENPEYVAQGITLAQFSFQIPRPLRQGYVKKKAKLISPSDEASTITSKSLQPEEVSPLSWAAPTAHEGEASEEDSRADETLGSEEIELTRKRKAGSTLSGEANHLSDEPKPKLEDAQNGDTST comes from the exons ATGGAAAGTTCTAAATCTCCTCAATCATCAAAGAAGAGTCAGATTGTGCCTTCTGATACTAATGGCCCCCGATTTGACAATGATGGTTTTTTGTCTGAAAGTGCATCGAATCAAATGGTTGTTTTCAACCATGAAGCAGTAGATAAAGAGCAAGATGAACTGGGAGAAAATCGTTCCCTGTCCTTGCAGAAACCAGTCATAACAAGGGGGATATCGCCATCTATTGGGGCATTCACTGTCCAATGTGCTAAGTGTTTCAAATGGAGACTTATTCCAACAAAAGAGAAGTACGAAGAAATTCGTGAACGTATTATACAGAAACCTTTTGTATGCAAACGAGCTCATGAGTGGAGACCCGACGTAACATGTGATGACCCAGAAGACATATCTCAGGATGGCAGCAGGCTTTGGGCTATTGACAAACCCAACATTGCACAGCCCCCTCGTGGATGGGAAAGGCAGATCAGAATTAGAGGTGAAGGAGGCACCAAATTTGCTGATGT GTACTATACCTCTCCTACTGGGAGGAAACTAAGGTCTCTGGTTGAAATCGATAG GTACCTCCAAGAGAATCCAGAATATGTTGCGCAGGGCATAACTTTAGCTCAATTTTCGTTCCAGATACCTAGACCTCTGCGGCAGGGCTATGTAAAAAAGAAAGCTAAGTTAATAAGTCCAAGTGACGAAGCAAGTACAATTACGTCTAAGTCTCTTCAACCAGAAGAAG TGAGCCCCTTGTCCTGGGCAGCTCCTACAGCACATGAGGGTGAAGCCAGCGAAGAAGATTCCCGTGCTGATGAGACACTTGGGTCAGAAGAAATAGAGCTAACCCGGAAGAGAAAAGCGGGAAGCACTTTGTCAGGAGAGGCTAACCATCTCTCTGACGAACCCAAACCCAAGTTAGAGGATGCTCAGAACGGAGACACATCTACTTGA
- the LOC133897938 gene encoding chitinase-like protein 1, with amino-acid sequence MRRKTRNKIILWTLMLAAAAVMMGGTVALVLTAGTWKAKVKESHEKVCNKGWECSGSKYCCNDTITDFFKVYQFENLFSKRNTPVSKAVGFWDYQSFITAAALFESLGFCTTGGKEMQMMELCAFLGHVGAKTSCGFGVATGGPVAWGLCYSHEMSPSQIYCDKYNTQYPCSEGVEYYGRGALPVYWNYNYGAAGDGIKQDLLHHPEYLEQNATLAFEAAMWRWMTPMKKKQPSAHDVFVGNWKPTKNDTLSKRFPGFGATMNVLYGDQICGNGFVDSMNVIISHYQYYLDLMGVGREHSGDNRDCAEQAAFNPSSKTDDQQQQSG; translated from the exons ATGAGGCGGAAGACGCGGAACAAGATCATCCTGTGGACGCTgatgctggcggcggcggcggtaaTGATGGGCGGCACGGTGGCGTTGGTGCTGACGGCGGGGACGTGGAAGGCGAAGGTGAAGGAGTCGCACGAGAAGGTGTGCAACAAGGGGTGGGAATGCTCGGGGAGCAAGTACTGCTGCAACGACACCATCACCGACTTCTTCAAGGTCTACCAGTTCGAGAACCTCTTCTCCAAGCGCAACACCCCCGTCTCCAAGGCCGTCGGCTTCTGGGACTACCAGTCCTTCATCACAGCCGCGGCGCTCTTCGAGTCGCTCGGCTTCTGCACCACCGGCGGCAAGGAGATGCAGATGATGGAGCTCTGCGCCTTCCTCGGCCACGTCGGCGCCAAGACCTCAT GTGGGTTCGGCGTGGCGACCGGCGGGCCGGTGGCGTGGGGGCTCTGCTACAGCCACGAGATGAGCCCCAGCCAGATCTACTGCGACAAGTACAACACCCAGTACCCCTGCAGCGAGGGCGTCGAGTACTACGGCCGCGGCGCACTCCCCGTCTACTG GAACTACAACTATGGCGCGGCCGGCGACGGGATCAAGCAGGACCTGCTCCACCACCCGGAGTACCTGGAGCAGAACGCGACGCTGGCGTTCGAGGCGGCCATGTGGCGGTGGATGACGCcgatgaagaagaagcagcCGTCGGCGCACGACGTGTTCGTCGGCAACTGGAAGCCCACAAAGAACGACACGCTCAGCAAGCGCTTCCCGGGCTTCGGCGCCACCATGAACGTGCTCTACGGCGACCAGATCTGCGGCAACGGGTTCGTCGACTCCATGAACGTCATCATCTCGCACTACCAGTACTACCTCGACCTCATGGGGGTCGGCCGCGAGCACTCCGGTGACAACCGCGATTGTGCCGAACAGGCCGCATTCAACCCCTCCAGCAAGACGGAcgaccagcagcagcagtcaggCTAG